ATTGTTATTTATTGTACCAAAAATTTCTAAAAAAACAATATTTTTATGATGGCAGCAACTCGTAAGGATCTTAAAAAAATTCTACAGCCGCTGTAATTTTTTCTGATTGGGTCAAACTAAAGGGTACAGGAGGGATTAGCTTTGAAGCAGGTTTGGATAATTATTATGGCAGCTATGTTTATCGTCAGTGGTTCAAACATAGGAGAAGCGAAAAGTCACTATAAAATTAAACATAAAGATCAAATTACGCATGATTGGGAAATACACGTGGATTATCCTTTATTTGATCAACTGGAGGATAAGGATTTACAGCAGGAGGTCAATACAAAAATTGTCCAAAAACTTGAAGATACCTTTCGTGATGTAAAAAGGGGAGCGAGCGACTTAATGGGGATGCCTGTTCTTTACTATGAAGAAACAGGAGTTTACAGACAGAAGGACCTATACTCGGTCGTCATGACCTCCCATATTTCGCGTGGAGAACAATACAACTCTACGGTTACTTCTGTAAATTTTGAAAACAAGGATCATGGAAAAGTGGTTCCGCTAAATAAACTGGTCGACATGGAGGAGTTAAACGAGC
The Halobacillus halophilus DSM 2266 DNA segment above includes these coding regions:
- a CDS encoding RsiV family protein; this encodes MKQVWIIIMAAMFIVSGSNIGEAKSHYKIKHKDQITHDWEIHVDYPLFDQLEDKDLQQEVNTKIVQKLEDTFRDVKRGASDLMGMPVLYYEETGVYRQKDLYSVVMTSHISRGEQYNSTVTSVNFENKDHGKVVPLNKLVDMEELNERVQKVIAQEPDTYNQDKFTKVRDNTAFYVADDQLFLIFNKYEIAAGVHGTPEIQIPLNGIELEQADETNAPFPSFTLKYPQNTQAGNR